One Kitasatospora sp. NBC_01266 genomic window carries:
- a CDS encoding non-ribosomal peptide synthetase yields MTTNPMAEPRREELSPAQQRIAAIWQALLGVEVADGDRDFFELGGDRAGAVAMAERVTAEFGTAFGVEAISGPLTVGSISSYLAEQAMLQAMRMFEEGTDFDVAADLAEEPGIPVAARDGGPLPMSFAQQRLWFLDQLDPGRAEYLIPIGLRITGALDAGALRAALSALVARHEVLRTRFVADEDGQPAQLIDAPSPVAISTHDLRHLAEPAAREESARRILDDEAFQPVDLARGPMLRAVLVRVAEEEHLLAVTVHHIVFDGWSTGILSGELTELYALAAAGAGATLPAPALQYADFALWQRQWLSGDTLERQLGYWRERLTGVEPLELPTDHRRPAQRSGNGAEITFTVPAELLERARALAAESGASLFMTLLAAFQLLLAKYSGQQDIAVGTPIAGRNRAEIEEMIGFFINTLVMRTDLSGDPSFGELVARVKETALGAYDHQDLPFERIVEDLAPERDLSRNPFFQTMFLLQNVPDTSSWKLAGLSVEPMELEAQDAKFDFSWYLTEAPDGSLDGMVVYATDLFEAATMHRLVGHFQALLATATAAPERRLSELELLTAAERRQLLVDWNGAKSDRPDEVTIHQLFEQQVELRPDAIAVSSSAGELTYRQLNERANRLAHHLRGLGLAPGTPVGVCLERGPDLVCALLGILKAGAAYLPLDPEYPAERLSYMVADSAAALIVAQRAHSHHFPSSVPQLLVDQDWPAGAGGNPEPLAGPGDLAYLIYTSGSTGRPKGVQIEHGALRARMRETVRQLGLTPEDRVLQFASVAFDSSVGQTFAPLSCGASVALRDAEWDPAGLAELIRAAEVTVAWLTPTAFAALTAQLDGPGSVGPALRLVRIGGEALQQEQVRQWFERCAVPLVNGYGPSEGAQEAATALIERPGGFVPIGRPVANTEVILVDRDGHPVPVGVPGEILISCPGLARGYLNQPELTAEKFTEYHLDGVARRVYRTGDLAKWHPDGQLEFVGRADNQVKLRGYRIELGEIEAALADHPQVDAAIVLLREDTPGDHRIVAYLIGADGVPGTGELRTHLQRTLPDYMVPAVFVALERFPLNPNGKIDRRALPAPDSHRPELDAAYTAPRTSVEQTVTAIWSEVLGVDTIGVHDNFFHLGGHSLLATQVTSRLRKALGVELPVRALFTGPTPAQLAAAIEGLESAEASRITPAVRDGRPLPLSFAQQRLWFLDQLDPGRAEYLIPFALRITGALDTDALRAALRGLVARHEVLRTRFSTSAEGPAQLVDAPAEPALACHDLRRLADPAEREAAARQLVETEAFRPIELSTGPMIRALLIRLSEQESILAVTVHHIAFDGWSVTVLSRELTELYTAARQQRAAELPALAVQYADYARWQREWLTGDTLERQLAYWRTRLAGVEPLELPTDHRRPAQRTGEGATIAFAVPAELNERLKSTAAGHGASLFMTLLAAFQLLLAKYSGQQDITVGTPIAGRNRAELEELIGFFVNTLVLRTDLSGDPTFAELLDRVKETALGAYEHQDLPFERLVEELAPQRDLSRNPLFQTMFVLQNVPDFDTWQLPGLAVAPVPLSAKDAKFDLAMYLSETADGSLEGAIVYSTDLFEPHTMQRLAEHFQQLLTAATARPQDRLSELDLLGAAQRKQILVDWNDTATAYPDTATIHQLFEERAGLDPEATAVTCGADTLSYRQLNERANQLAHHLRGLGLTPDTPVGVCLERGPDLICALLGILKAGAAYLPLDPEHPADRLAYLVEDTATPLVITHTAHTGRLPAGTPYLALDRDRAVIAGQPVGNPTPLAGPDDLCYLIYTSGSTGRPKGVRIEHGGVVNYLAGMQDEFPIAAGEGFLQATPLSFDVSAYEIFWPLWRGANVVLVPGSERLDMTRVTRLMRDHRIVGLHFVPSLLDLFVTEAHPEDCTHLRYAFASGEPLQPTLVSRFVNRFPGDLINLYGATEVSVDTTFWRADRETPTGPVLAGRPMINQTVYVLDQAGRPVPPGVLGEVYLGGASVGRGYHNRPELTAERFLPDPFAAAAAAGAVAGGSVEGGRVPRMYRTGDLGRFTASGELDLLGRVDRQVKLRGVRIELGEIEAMLLGHETVGSCAVIVREDSPGEKRLVAYCVAAPEQRIDPAGLRAWAGEVLPRTMVPSAFVLLDELPLSANGKVDHKVLPVPDATGTDPGADFVAPRDEIETAVAEVMGALLKLDRVGIHDNFFELGGHSLLATQLVNRIETLTGVRVSLRKLFLVPTVVGIKSQLLELLEELDDADEVD; encoded by the coding sequence ATGACGACGAACCCGATGGCGGAACCGAGGCGCGAGGAGCTGTCTCCGGCCCAGCAGCGCATTGCCGCGATCTGGCAGGCGCTACTCGGTGTCGAAGTGGCCGATGGCGACCGCGACTTCTTCGAGCTCGGTGGCGACCGGGCCGGTGCCGTGGCGATGGCGGAGCGGGTCACGGCCGAATTCGGCACCGCTTTCGGGGTCGAGGCGATCAGCGGGCCGCTGACGGTGGGTTCGATCTCGTCATACCTGGCCGAGCAGGCGATGCTCCAGGCGATGCGGATGTTCGAGGAGGGTACGGACTTCGACGTCGCGGCCGACCTCGCCGAGGAGCCGGGCATTCCGGTCGCCGCCCGCGACGGCGGTCCGCTGCCGATGAGTTTCGCGCAGCAGCGGCTCTGGTTCCTGGACCAGCTCGACCCCGGGCGGGCCGAGTACCTGATCCCGATCGGGCTGCGGATCACCGGCGCGCTGGACGCCGGGGCGCTGCGGGCGGCACTGAGCGCCCTGGTGGCCCGGCACGAGGTGCTGCGGACCCGGTTCGTCGCCGACGAGGACGGGCAGCCCGCCCAACTCATCGACGCGCCGAGCCCGGTGGCCATCAGCACGCACGACCTGCGGCACCTCGCCGAGCCGGCCGCCCGGGAGGAGAGTGCGCGGCGGATCCTGGACGACGAGGCCTTCCAGCCGGTCGACCTGGCGCGCGGGCCGATGCTGCGGGCGGTGCTGGTGCGGGTGGCCGAGGAGGAGCACCTGCTCGCGGTGACGGTGCACCACATCGTCTTCGACGGCTGGTCCACCGGGATCCTCTCCGGTGAACTCACCGAGCTCTACGCTCTGGCGGCGGCCGGAGCAGGCGCGACCCTGCCGGCGCCGGCCCTGCAGTACGCCGACTTCGCCCTCTGGCAGCGGCAGTGGCTCAGCGGCGACACCCTGGAGCGGCAGCTCGGCTACTGGCGCGAGCGCCTGACCGGCGTCGAGCCGCTGGAGCTGCCCACCGACCACCGCCGCCCGGCCCAGCGCAGCGGCAACGGCGCCGAGATCACCTTCACCGTGCCCGCCGAACTGCTCGAGCGGGCACGTGCGTTGGCCGCCGAGAGCGGCGCGAGCCTGTTCATGACCCTGCTGGCCGCCTTCCAGCTGCTGCTCGCCAAGTACAGCGGTCAGCAGGACATCGCGGTGGGCACCCCGATCGCCGGCCGCAACCGGGCCGAGATCGAGGAGATGATCGGGTTCTTCATCAACACCCTGGTGATGCGCACCGACCTGTCCGGCGACCCGAGCTTCGGCGAGCTGGTGGCGCGGGTCAAGGAGACGGCGCTGGGCGCCTACGACCACCAGGACCTGCCGTTCGAGCGGATCGTCGAGGACCTCGCCCCCGAGCGCGACCTGTCCCGCAACCCGTTCTTCCAGACCATGTTCCTGCTGCAGAACGTCCCTGACACCAGCAGCTGGAAGCTGGCCGGGCTGAGTGTCGAGCCGATGGAACTGGAGGCCCAGGACGCCAAGTTCGACTTCAGCTGGTACCTCACCGAGGCGCCCGACGGCAGCCTCGACGGGATGGTCGTCTACGCCACGGACCTGTTCGAGGCGGCCACCATGCACCGTCTGGTGGGCCACTTCCAGGCGCTGCTGGCGACCGCGACCGCCGCCCCGGAGCGCCGGCTCTCCGAGCTGGAACTGCTCACGGCCGCCGAGCGGCGGCAGCTGCTGGTCGACTGGAACGGCGCGAAGAGCGATCGCCCGGATGAGGTGACTATCCATCAGCTCTTCGAGCAGCAGGTCGAGTTGCGTCCGGATGCGATCGCGGTGAGCTCCAGCGCGGGTGAGCTGACGTACCGTCAGCTCAACGAGCGGGCCAACCGGCTCGCCCACCACCTGCGCGGCCTGGGACTGGCCCCGGGGACCCCGGTCGGGGTCTGCCTGGAGCGCGGCCCGGACCTGGTCTGCGCGCTGCTCGGCATCCTCAAGGCCGGCGCCGCCTACCTCCCGCTCGACCCGGAGTACCCCGCCGAGCGGCTTAGCTACATGGTGGCGGACAGCGCGGCGGCGCTGATCGTGGCGCAGCGCGCGCACAGTCACCACTTCCCGTCCTCCGTCCCGCAGTTACTGGTCGACCAGGACTGGCCGGCGGGTGCCGGCGGCAACCCCGAGCCGCTGGCCGGCCCGGGGGACCTCGCCTACCTGATCTACACCAGCGGCTCCACCGGCCGGCCCAAGGGCGTGCAGATCGAGCACGGCGCGCTGCGGGCCCGGATGCGTGAGACCGTCCGGCAGCTCGGGCTGACGCCCGAGGACCGGGTGCTGCAGTTCGCCTCGGTCGCCTTCGACTCCTCGGTCGGGCAGACCTTCGCACCGCTCAGCTGCGGTGCCTCGGTCGCGCTGCGCGACGCCGAGTGGGACCCGGCCGGGCTGGCGGAACTGATCCGGGCGGCCGAGGTGACGGTCGCCTGGCTCACCCCGACCGCCTTCGCCGCGCTGACCGCCCAGCTCGACGGGCCCGGGTCGGTGGGCCCGGCGCTGCGGCTGGTGCGGATCGGCGGCGAGGCGCTGCAGCAGGAGCAGGTCCGGCAGTGGTTCGAGCGCTGCGCGGTCCCGCTGGTGAACGGCTACGGCCCCAGCGAGGGGGCCCAGGAGGCCGCCACCGCGCTGATCGAGCGGCCGGGAGGGTTCGTCCCGATCGGACGACCGGTGGCGAACACCGAGGTCATCCTGGTCGACCGGGACGGCCACCCGGTTCCGGTCGGGGTGCCGGGCGAGATCCTGATCAGCTGCCCGGGTCTGGCCCGCGGCTACCTGAACCAGCCGGAGCTGACCGCCGAGAAGTTCACCGAGTACCACCTGGACGGCGTGGCCCGCCGCGTCTACCGGACCGGTGACCTGGCCAAGTGGCACCCGGACGGGCAGTTGGAGTTCGTCGGGCGCGCCGACAACCAGGTCAAACTGCGCGGCTACCGGATCGAACTGGGCGAGATCGAGGCGGCGCTGGCCGACCACCCGCAGGTCGACGCGGCGATCGTGCTGCTGCGCGAGGACACCCCGGGGGACCACCGCATCGTGGCCTACCTGATCGGTGCCGACGGCGTGCCCGGCACCGGCGAGCTCCGCACCCACCTGCAGCGCACCCTGCCGGACTACATGGTCCCGGCCGTCTTCGTCGCCCTGGAGCGCTTCCCGCTCAACCCGAACGGCAAGATCGACCGCCGCGCGCTGCCGGCGCCGGACAGCCACCGGCCCGAGCTGGACGCCGCCTACACGGCCCCGCGCACCTCCGTCGAGCAGACCGTCACCGCGATCTGGTCCGAGGTGCTGGGCGTGGACACCATCGGCGTCCACGACAACTTCTTCCACCTCGGCGGGCACTCGCTGCTCGCCACCCAGGTCACCAGCCGGCTGCGCAAGGCCCTCGGCGTCGAACTGCCGGTGCGCGCGCTGTTCACCGGGCCGACGCCCGCTCAGCTCGCCGCCGCGATCGAGGGCCTGGAGAGCGCCGAGGCGAGCCGGATCACCCCGGCCGTGCGGGACGGGCGCCCGCTGCCGCTGAGCTTCGCCCAGCAGCGGCTCTGGTTCCTGGACCAGCTGGACCCCGGGCGGGCCGAGTACCTGATCCCGTTCGCGCTGCGGATCACCGGCGCGCTGGACACGGACGCGCTGCGGGCCGCGCTGCGCGGGCTGGTGGCCCGGCACGAGGTGCTGCGCACCCGGTTCAGCACCAGCGCCGAAGGCCCGGCCCAGCTGGTCGACGCCCCGGCCGAGCCCGCGCTGGCCTGCCACGACCTGCGGCGGCTGGCCGATCCGGCCGAGCGCGAGGCGGCGGCCCGACAACTGGTGGAGACCGAGGCCTTCCGGCCGATCGAGCTCAGCACCGGTCCGATGATCAGGGCGCTGCTCATCCGGCTGTCCGAGCAGGAGTCGATCCTGGCCGTCACCGTCCATCACATCGCCTTCGACGGCTGGTCGGTGACCGTGCTCTCGCGCGAGCTGACCGAGCTCTACACGGCCGCCCGGCAGCAGCGCGCGGCCGAGCTGCCCGCGCTGGCCGTGCAGTACGCGGACTACGCCCGCTGGCAGCGCGAGTGGCTGACCGGCGACACCCTGGAGCGGCAGCTGGCCTACTGGCGCACCCGGCTGGCCGGTGTCGAGCCGCTGGAGCTGCCCACCGACCACCGCCGCCCGGCCCAGCGCACCGGCGAGGGCGCCACCATCGCGTTCGCCGTACCGGCCGAGCTGAACGAGCGCCTGAAGAGTACAGCCGCCGGGCACGGGGCGAGCCTCTTCATGACCCTGCTCGCGGCCTTCCAGCTGCTGCTCGCCAAGTACAGCGGCCAGCAGGACATCACCGTCGGCACCCCGATCGCCGGCCGCAACCGGGCCGAGCTGGAGGAGCTGATCGGGTTCTTCGTCAACACCCTGGTGCTGCGCACCGACCTGTCCGGCGACCCCACCTTCGCCGAGCTGCTCGACCGGGTGAAGGAGACCGCGCTGGGCGCCTACGAGCACCAGGACCTGCCCTTCGAGCGGCTGGTCGAGGAGCTGGCGCCGCAGCGGGACCTGTCGCGCAACCCGCTCTTCCAGACCATGTTCGTACTGCAGAACGTCCCCGACTTCGACACCTGGCAGCTGCCCGGACTGGCCGTGGCCCCGGTCCCGCTCAGCGCGAAGGACGCCAAGTTCGACCTGGCCATGTACCTCAGCGAGACGGCGGACGGCAGCCTGGAGGGCGCGATCGTCTACAGCACCGACCTGTTCGAGCCGCACACCATGCAGCGGCTGGCCGAGCACTTCCAGCAGCTGCTCACCGCCGCCACCGCCCGGCCGCAGGACCGGCTCTCCGAACTGGACCTGCTCGGCGCCGCGCAGCGCAAGCAGATCCTGGTCGACTGGAACGACACCGCCACCGCCTACCCGGACACCGCGACCATCCACCAGCTCTTCGAGGAGCGGGCCGGGCTCGACCCGGAGGCGACCGCCGTGACCTGCGGGGCCGACACGCTGAGCTACCGCCAGCTGAACGAGCGGGCCAACCAGCTCGCCCACCACCTGCGCGGCCTGGGCCTGACCCCCGACACCCCGGTCGGGGTCTGCCTGGAGCGCGGCCCGGACCTGATCTGCGCACTGCTCGGCATCCTCAAGGCCGGCGCCGCCTACCTCCCGCTCGACCCCGAGCACCCCGCCGACCGGCTCGCCTACCTGGTCGAGGACACCGCGACGCCCCTGGTCATCACCCACACGGCGCACACCGGCCGGCTGCCCGCCGGGACCCCGTACCTGGCCCTGGACCGCGACCGAGCGGTCATCGCCGGGCAGCCCGTCGGCAACCCGACGCCGCTGGCCGGCCCGGACGACCTCTGCTACCTGATCTACACCAGCGGCTCCACCGGCCGGCCCAAGGGCGTGCGGATCGAGCACGGCGGGGTGGTCAACTACCTGGCGGGCATGCAGGACGAGTTCCCGATCGCGGCCGGCGAGGGCTTCCTGCAGGCCACGCCGCTCTCCTTCGACGTCTCCGCCTACGAGATCTTCTGGCCGCTCTGGCGCGGGGCGAACGTGGTCCTGGTGCCCGGCTCGGAGCGGCTCGACATGACCCGGGTGACGCGGCTGATGCGTGATCACCGGATCGTCGGACTGCACTTCGTGCCCAGCCTGCTCGACCTCTTCGTCACCGAGGCCCACCCCGAGGACTGCACCCACCTGCGGTACGCCTTCGCCAGCGGCGAGCCGCTGCAGCCGACCCTGGTGAGCCGGTTCGTGAACCGGTTCCCGGGCGACCTGATCAACCTCTACGGCGCCACCGAGGTCTCGGTCGACACCACCTTCTGGCGGGCCGACCGCGAAACGCCCACCGGCCCGGTGCTGGCGGGGCGGCCGATGATCAACCAGACGGTCTACGTGCTCGACCAGGCGGGGCGTCCGGTGCCGCCCGGCGTGCTGGGCGAGGTCTACCTGGGCGGGGCCAGCGTCGGGCGCGGCTACCACAACCGGCCCGAGCTGACGGCGGAGCGGTTCCTGCCCGACCCGTTCGCTGCCGCCGCTGCTGCCGGCGCTGTCGCCGGGGGAAGCGTCGAGGGCGGCCGGGTGCCTCGGATGTACCGGACCGGGGACCTGGGACGGTTCACCGCGAGCGGTGAACTCGACCTGCTCGGCCGGGTCGACCGGCAGGTGAAGCTGCGCGGGGTGCGGATCGAACTCGGCGAGATCGAGGCGATGCTGCTCGGCCATGAGACGGTCGGCAGCTGCGCGGTGATCGTGCGCGAGGACAGCCCTGGGGAGAAGCGTCTGGTTGCCTACTGCGTGGCGGCGCCCGAGCAGCGGATCGACCCGGCGGGGCTGCGGGCCTGGGCCGGCGAGGTGCTGCCCCGGACGATGGTGCCCAGCGCCTTCGTGCTGCTGGACGAACTGCCGCTCTCCGCCAACGGCAAGGTCGACCACAAGGTCCTGCCGGTCCCCGACGCCACCGGAACGGACCCGGGCGCCGACTTCGTCGCTCCGCGCGACGAGATCGAGACCGCGGTCGCGGAGGTCATGGGCGCCCTGCTCAAGCTCGACCGGGTCGGCATTCACGACAACTTCTTCGAACTCGGCGGCCACTCGCTGCTCGCCACCCAACTCGTCAACCGGATCGAAACACTGACCGGTGTCCGCGTGAGCCTGCGGAAGCTCTTCCTGGTGCCCACCGTCGTCGGGATCAAGAGCCAGCTCCTCGAGCTGCTCGAGGAACTCGACGACGCCGACGAAGTCGACTGA
- a CDS encoding VOC family protein, with the protein MACRISEIVLKCHDPEVLARFWCEVLDFVELDREAEGCIEIGPREGFGGPQPTIFLIRDDEPENGTARLHIDVNPTDRDQDAELERLLAAGAELVDIGQPAEASWHVLTDPEGNEFCLLKRRLDPL; encoded by the coding sequence ATGGCATGCCGTATCAGTGAGATCGTGCTCAAGTGCCACGACCCCGAGGTGCTGGCGCGGTTCTGGTGCGAGGTCTTGGACTTCGTAGAGCTCGATCGCGAAGCGGAGGGCTGTATCGAGATCGGTCCGCGCGAAGGGTTCGGCGGCCCGCAGCCGACGATCTTCCTCATCCGGGACGACGAGCCGGAGAACGGGACTGCCCGGCTGCACATCGACGTCAACCCCACCGATCGCGATCAGGACGCCGAGCTCGAGCGCCTGCTGGCCGCCGGGGCCGAACTCGTCGACATCGGTCAGCCTGCGGAGGCGTCCTGGCACGTCCTCACCGATCCGGAAGGCAACGAGTTCTGCCTGCTCAAGCGCCGTCTCGACCCGCTCTGA